In Topomyia yanbarensis strain Yona2022 chromosome 2, ASM3024719v1, whole genome shotgun sequence, one DNA window encodes the following:
- the LOC131682715 gene encoding protein wntless translates to MSGTILENLSGRKLSILVSCLLFLQFLCFLLGGLIAPVPASVQTILGTICKDVPGSHNDTSIWLYSRGEEHCQSLDHLDINNHDLKMANQIVFVFQMPLPREGRQLDYSRWQQNLIGVLQTDIAYDANILLKPHAKMTIDARLAYRNKGDPDQNWKYLASSVETRDLDCAADNVTDEYLYNCNAIPLFELGSLHHDYYLLNIRLPVDSDLKMNLDIGHIQDVHLSVIYQNGGFTKVWVSLKTVFLPFIIIIMAWFWQRVHLLQRKPALLEYMLLALGTALTVLNLPLEYLTLAFDMPFMLLLSDMRQGIFYACLLSFWLVFAGEHMLIQETGEKSSFKSYWRHLSAVAVGCVSLFLFDICERGVQLRNPFYSIWVSRVGSKVALGFIILAGISAGLYFFFLCYMVWKVFCNINIKRTSLPSMSSARRLHYEGIIYRFQFLMLATLLCAALTVIGFIIGQVSEGRWKWDENIDLEFTSAFFTGVYGMWNIYIFALVVLYSPSHKKWPANETTENIISEEIEFSNLPSDSNPSEISSLTQFARKAALD, encoded by the exons ATGTCTGGAACAATATTGGAGAATCTCAGTGGTAGAAAATTGAGCATTCTCGTGTCATGCCTGCTGTTTTTGCAGTTTCTCTGCTTCCTGTTGGGTGGTCTGATAG CTCCCGTCCCAGCTAGCGTACAAACGATTCTCGGAACCATTTGCAAGGATGTTCCCGGCTCGCACAATGACACAAGCATCTGGCTGTACTCGCGTGGTGAAGAGCACTGCCAAAGTTTGGATCATCTGGATATTAACAATCACGATCTGAAGATGGCAAACCAGATTGTGTTTGTTTTTCAAATGCCTCTTCCCCGAGAAGGTCGTCAGTTGGATTATTCTCGCTGGCAGCAGAATCTGATTGGCGTCCTGCAAACGGACATCGCATACGATGCGAACATTCTACTCAAACCACATGCTAAAATGACCATCGACGCACGTTTGGCCTATCGAAATAAAGGTGATCCGGATCAGAACTGGAAGTATCTTGCGTCGTCTGTGGAAACGCGAGATTTGGACTGTGCGGCGGACAATGTCACCGATGAATATTTATACAATTGTAACGCAATTCCGCTGTTTGAGCTAGGCTCACTTCATCACGACTATTATCTATTGAACATAAGATTGCCGGTAGACAGTGATTTGAAGATGAATCTCGACATTGGACATATTCAGGATGTACACCTTTCAGTTATCTATCAAAATGGAGGTTTCACCAAAGTATGGGTGTCGCTGAAAACCGTCTTCCTTCCATTTATCATCATTATCATGGCCTGGTTCTGGCAGCGCGTTCATTTACTCCAGCGCAAACCAGCGCTCTTGGAGTACATGCTGCTGGCTCTGGGTACGGCCCTAACAGTCCTTAATCTTCCATTGGAATATCTCACGCTGGCATTCGACATGCCTTTTATGTTACTACTGAGTGATATGCGACAGGGAATATTTTACGCGTGTCTACTCTCATTTTGGTTGGTATTTGCTGGAGAACATATGTTAATTCAGGAAACCGGAGAAAAATCTTCATTCAAATCGTACTGGAGGCATCTCAGTGCAGTGGCCGTCGGATGTGTGTCCTTGTTTCTTTTTGACATATGCGAGCGGGGAGTGCAGCTCCGGAATCCGTTCTATTCAATCTGGGTATCACGAGTTGGATCTAAAGTTGCT CTTGGATTTATCATCTTAGCAGGTATTTCGGCAGGCTTGTATTTCTTCTTCCTGTGCTACATGGTTTGGAAGGTGTTCTGCAATATCAATATCAAACGAACTTCGCTGCCATCGATGTCCTCCGCGCGTCGTTTGCACTACGAGGGAATAATCTACCGCTTTCAGTTTCTAATGTTGGCCACGCTGCTGTGTGCTGCATTAACCGTAATTGGGTTTATCATCGGGCAGGTATCTGAAGGTCGATGGAAATGGGATGAAAACATTGATCTAGAATTTACCTCGGCTTTCTTCACCGGTGTGTACGGAATGTGGAACATATACATCTTTGCTCTGGTCGTTTTGTACTCTCCTAGTCATAAGAAGTGGCCAGCCAATGAGACCACCG AAAACATAATCAGCGAAGAAATCGAGTTTAGCAATCTGCCTTCCGACTCGAACCCGAGTGAAATATCTTCCCTAACACAATTCGCCCGAAAGGCAGCTTTGGACTAG